One Angustibacter sp. Root456 genomic window carries:
- a CDS encoding TSUP family transporter encodes MSAAAWAGLPDHVGWGTVVLLLLAALVAGWVDAVVGGGGLVQLPALLIALGPGTAAVHSLATNKIASICGTSTSAVTYYRRVHPDLRTALPMAAAALVGALAGAGLALVLPSAAIRPVVVVALAVVLVYTVRRPGLGAVTALRHSGRRHHATAGAIGLVIGVYDGAVGPGTGSFLVFALVSLVGYAFVEASAKAKIANVATNLGALVVFVPQGVVLWKLGLLMGAANVVGGYLGARTAVARGARFVRVVFIVVSSVLLLRLTYDVLRP; translated from the coding sequence GTGAGCGCCGCCGCGTGGGCGGGCCTACCCGACCACGTCGGCTGGGGCACCGTCGTCCTGCTCCTGCTCGCGGCGCTCGTCGCGGGCTGGGTCGATGCCGTCGTGGGCGGCGGGGGCCTCGTGCAGCTGCCCGCGCTGCTGATCGCGCTCGGGCCAGGTACCGCGGCCGTGCACTCGCTGGCCACCAACAAGATCGCGTCGATCTGCGGCACCAGCACGAGCGCCGTCACGTACTACCGACGGGTGCACCCGGACCTGCGCACGGCGCTGCCCATGGCCGCTGCCGCCCTCGTCGGCGCGCTGGCCGGGGCGGGCCTGGCGCTGGTGCTGCCGTCGGCGGCGATCCGGCCGGTGGTCGTCGTGGCGCTCGCCGTGGTGCTGGTGTACACCGTGCGTCGTCCCGGGCTCGGTGCGGTGACGGCCCTGCGGCACAGCGGGCGTCGCCATCACGCGACGGCGGGGGCCATCGGGCTCGTGATCGGCGTGTACGACGGCGCGGTGGGCCCGGGCACCGGCTCGTTCCTCGTCTTCGCGCTCGTGAGCCTCGTCGGCTACGCCTTCGTGGAGGCGAGCGCGAAGGCCAAGATCGCCAACGTCGCCACCAACCTCGGTGCCCTGGTGGTGTTCGTGCCGCAGGGCGTGGTGCTGTGGAAGCTCGGCCTGCTCATGGGGGCGGCCAACGTGGTCGGCGGGTACCTCGGCGCGCGCACCGCCGTCGCCCGCGGGGCCCGATTCGTGCGGGTGGTGTTTATCGTCGTGTCGTCGGTGCTCCTGCTGCGGCTGACCTACGACGTCCTGCGCCCCTGA
- a CDS encoding proline--tRNA ligase, translating into MIARLSSLFLRTLREDPSDAEVPSHRLLVRAGYIRRAAPGVYTWLPLGLRVLRNVERIVREEMDAAGFQELQFPALLPREPYEATGRWTEYGDNLFRLKDRKGGDYLLGPTHEEMFTLVVKDLYSSYKDLPLSLYQIQTKYRDEARPRAGLLRGREFVMKDSYSFDVDDAGLQRSYDAHRAAYIRIFDRLGLDYVPVSAMSGAMGGSASEEFLARAEHGEDTYVRSPGGYAANVEAVVTVPPPVRGWDDVPAAHVEDTPDTPTIDSLVALAAQRFPEREWSAADTLKNVVFMLVQPDGTREPLVIGLPGDREVDAKRLAAQVEPAEVEPFTDDDFAKHPALVKGYIGPQALGENSSSGIRYLLDPRVVDGTVWITGANEPGKHVFDLVKGRDFDADGTIEAAEVRAGDPAPDGSGPLELARGIEIGHIFQLGRKYAEALGLKVLDENGKQVTVTMGSYGIGVSRAVAAVAEHSHDDAGLVWPRELSPYDVHLVATGKDDAVFVEAERLAGELERQGVSVLYDDRPKVSPGVKFKDAELIGVPTIVVVGKGLADGVVEVKDRATGERTDVPVADVVTRVIEVVRGRS; encoded by the coding sequence GTGATCGCGCGCCTGTCGTCCCTGTTCCTGCGCACCCTGCGCGAGGATCCGTCGGACGCCGAGGTGCCGAGCCACCGTCTGCTCGTGCGGGCGGGGTACATCCGGCGTGCGGCTCCCGGGGTGTACACCTGGCTGCCGCTCGGCCTGCGCGTGCTGCGCAACGTCGAGCGGATCGTGCGCGAGGAGATGGACGCCGCCGGCTTCCAGGAGCTGCAGTTCCCGGCGCTGCTGCCGCGCGAGCCCTACGAGGCCACCGGTCGCTGGACCGAGTACGGCGACAACCTGTTCCGGCTCAAGGACCGCAAGGGCGGCGACTACCTGCTGGGCCCGACGCACGAGGAGATGTTCACCCTCGTCGTCAAGGACCTCTACTCGTCGTACAAGGACCTGCCGCTGTCGCTCTACCAGATCCAGACGAAGTACCGCGACGAGGCGCGGCCGCGCGCCGGCCTGCTGCGCGGGCGCGAGTTCGTCATGAAGGACTCCTACTCCTTCGACGTCGACGACGCGGGCCTGCAGCGCTCGTACGACGCGCACCGGGCGGCGTACATCCGCATCTTCGACCGCCTGGGTCTCGACTACGTGCCCGTGTCGGCGATGTCGGGCGCCATGGGCGGTAGCGCCAGCGAGGAGTTCCTCGCCCGCGCCGAGCACGGCGAGGACACCTATGTCCGCTCGCCGGGGGGTTACGCCGCGAACGTCGAGGCCGTCGTGACGGTGCCGCCGCCGGTGCGCGGGTGGGACGACGTCCCTGCGGCGCACGTCGAGGACACCCCCGACACCCCGACCATCGACTCGCTCGTCGCCCTTGCGGCACAACGCTTCCCGGAGCGTGAGTGGTCGGCCGCCGACACGCTCAAGAACGTCGTCTTCATGCTGGTGCAGCCCGACGGAACCCGTGAGCCGCTCGTGATCGGCCTGCCCGGCGACCGCGAGGTCGACGCCAAGCGCCTCGCCGCGCAGGTCGAGCCCGCCGAGGTCGAGCCCTTCACCGACGACGACTTCGCCAAGCACCCCGCCCTCGTCAAGGGCTACATCGGCCCCCAGGCCCTGGGAGAGAACAGCTCCAGCGGCATCCGCTACCTCCTGGACCCTCGGGTGGTCGACGGCACCGTGTGGATCACGGGAGCCAACGAGCCGGGCAAGCACGTCTTCGACCTGGTCAAGGGCCGCGACTTCGACGCCGACGGCACGATCGAGGCGGCCGAGGTGCGTGCGGGTGACCCCGCACCCGACGGCTCGGGCCCGCTCGAGCTGGCCCGGGGCATCGAGATCGGCCACATCTTCCAGCTCGGTCGCAAGTACGCCGAGGCACTCGGCCTGAAGGTGCTCGACGAGAACGGCAAGCAGGTCACGGTGACCATGGGTTCCTACGGCATCGGCGTCTCACGTGCTGTGGCCGCTGTGGCCGAGCACAGCCACGACGACGCCGGCCTGGTGTGGCCGCGCGAGCTCTCGCCGTACGACGTCCACCTGGTGGCCACGGGCAAGGACGACGCGGTGTTCGTCGAGGCCGAGCGGTTGGCCGGCGAGCTCGAGCGTCAGGGGGTGTCGGTGCTCTACGACGATCGCCCGAAGGTCTCGCCCGGCGTGAAGTTCAAGGACGCCGAGCTCATCGGCGTCCCGACGATCGTCGTCGTGGGCAAGGGGCTCGCCGACGGCGTCGTCGAGGTCAAGGACCGCGCGACCGGGGAGCGCACCGACGTGCCGGTCGCGGACGTCGTCACCCGGGTCATCGAGGTCGTGCGCGGCCGCTCGTGA